In Debaryomyces hansenii CBS767 chromosome B complete sequence, one genomic interval encodes:
- a CDS encoding DEHA2B02618p (similar to uniprot|P32356 Saccharomyces cerevisiae YDR001c NTH1 neutral trehalase): MSNPSHSRSVSSSSEDDNPYDTPENYYGPKTNPVGAGKNSKLGKVRTFSVFEPKRSQFFDDYNPGLANYDPGLANSDVTEQPDKETSPFSDSPTPEVECKWDFKQSSGLAPSTGKKVDDIPSTHNPKRGNRNSIVPIYEDISSDSVEDFNASTKPDPKRLHYRRASMDDTFLKPRKFYINDIDLTLKELLKNEDTDHNFQITIEDNGPKVIKLGTANSNGYRQAPIRGTYMLSNLLQELTIAKRLGRDQMILDETRLNENPVYRMKRLITTQFWRSLTRLLTRDNIMEMSKDTKIEEEITDENGQVQHNKESHRIYIPYNRKDQFDYFNSIKEANPDISLDVQYLPEIIDADYVKSINKKPGLLALSAAPDPNDSTNLISQPYIVPGGRFNELYGWDSYMETIGLLVDVTVDDQEHLKLARGMTENFIYEIHHYGKILNANRSYYLTRSQPPFLTDMALRVFNKTMEVAPERLEESMDFIRRAIEAAIKEYNNVWFAEPRLDKETGLSCYHPVGKGIPPETEASHFNAILDPYIKKYGISQTDFIEEYNNGTIKEPELDEYFLHDRAVRESGHDTSYRLEGKCADLATVDLNSLLYKYEADIAFVIESLCDGKLENKDTGEIETPEKWREKANLRKKRITKYLWNEEDSIFYDYNIKKKRQTGYESATTFWPLWSQVASAEQADMLVKNSTQKLEEFGGLAAGTLKSRGGINLHRPSRQWDYPYGWAPQQILAWIGLCNYGYEGVARRLAYRWLYLMTQAFVDYNGVVVEKYNVTKGAIPHKVDAEYGNQGLDFKGVAMEGFGWVNASYVFGLTFMNLHACRCLGTLTPPDVFLRYLHPQQRKDYQ; this comes from the coding sequence ATGAGCAATCCATCCCACTCGAGATCAGTTTCATCTTCGAGTGAAGATGACAATCCTTATGATACACCAGAGAATTACTATGGTCCTAAGACCAACCCTGTTGGTGCAGGCAAGAATTCGAAATTAGGAAAGGTTAGAACATTTTCCGTCTTTGAACCAAAACGGTCACAATTTTTTGATGATTACAACCCTGGTTTAGCCAATTACGATCCTGGTTTAGCTAACTCGGATGTTACCGAACAGCCTGACAAAGAAACGAGTCCATTTTCAGATTCGCCAACGCCAGAAGTCGAATGCAAATGGGATTTCAAGCAGTCATCTGGGCTTGCCCCACTGACGGGAAAGAAAGTGGATGATATTCCCTCAACACATAACCCTAAAAGAGGGAACAGAAATTCTATAGTGCCAATCTATGAAGACATTTCGCTGGATTCGGTGGAGGATTTCAATGCATCGACGAAACCTGATCCTAAACGTTTGCATTATAGGCGAGCCTCAATGGATGATACGTTCCTCAAACCAAGAAAGTTCTATATCAACGACATTGACCTTACACTTAAGGAGCTCTTGAAGAATGAAGATACTGACCacaattttcaaattactATCGAAGATAATGGGCCCaaagttatcaaattaGGTACGGCCAACTCAAATGGATATCGACAGGCACCAATTAGAGGTACATACATGTTGTCCAACTTGTTACAAGAGCTCACAATAGCTAAGAGGCTTGGTAGAGACCAAATGATTTTGGATGAGACCAGATTGAATGAAAATCCAGTGTACCGTATGAAGCGTCTTATTACGACTCAATTCTGGAGGTCATTAACAAGATTGTTGACTAGAGACAATATAATGGAAATGTCTAAGGATACtaagattgaagaagaaataactGACGAAAATGGTCAAGTTCAACATAATAAGGAGAGTCATAGAATATACATTCCTTATAACAGAAAGGATCagtttgattatttcaatagTATAAAAGAAGCAAACCCAGATATTAGTCTTGATGTCCAATATTTGCCAGAAATTATTGATGCTGACTATGTAAAATCGATTAATAAAAAGCCAGGTTTGTTGGCCCTTAGTGCTGCCCCTGACCCAAATGATTCAACCAACTTAATTAGTCAACCATATATTGTCCCAGGCGGtagatttaatgaattatatgGATGGGATTCTTATATGGAAACCATTGGTTTATTGGTTGATGTCACTGTTGATGATCAGGAACATTTAAAGTTAGCTAGGGGTATGACAGAGAATTTCATATAtgaaattcatcattacGGTAAAATATTGAATGCTAACAGATCCTATTATTTGACAAGGTCGCAGCCACCTTTCTTAACTGACATGGCCTTGAgagttttcaataaaactATGGAAGTAGCTCCAGAAAGGCTAGAAGAGTCGATGGACTTTATAAGAAGAGCCATTGAGGCGGCCATTAAAGAGTATAATAACGTCTGGTTTGCAGAGCCAAGGTTAGACAAAGAGACAGGTTTATCTTGTTATCATCCAGTTGGAAAAGGTATACCTCCAGAGACTGAGGCTAGTCATTTCAATGCGATTTTAGATCCTTACATCAAGAAATATGGCATCTCTCAGACtgattttattgaagagTATAATAATGGGACCATTAAGGAACCTGAATTAGACGAGTATTTCCTACACGACAGGGCTGTAAGAGAATCGGGACATGATACATCTTATAGGTTAGAAGGTAAGTGTGCGGATCTAGCCACAGTGGACTTAAATTCCTTGTTGTATAAGTACGAAGCAGATATCGCCTTTGTTATCGAGTCACTCTGTGATggaaaattggaaaataagGACACTGGCGAAATCGAAACACCAGAGAAATGGAGAGAGAAGGCTAATttgagaaagaaaagaattacTAAGTACTTGTGGAACGAGGAGGACTCGATTTTCTATGactataatattaaaaagaagagaCAAACAGGTTACGAATCGGCGACTACGTTTTGGCCTTTATGGTCACAAGTAGCCTCTGCAGAACAAGCGGATATGCTAGTTAAGAATTCGACACAGAAACTAGAAGAATTTGGTGGACTTGCGGCTGGCACCTTGAAGTCTCGAGGTGGTATCAATTTACACAGACCATCAAGACAATGGGACTATCCCTATGGATGGGCTCCACAGCAGATTCTAGCATGGATCGGGTTGTGTAATTACGGTTACGAAGGAGTTGCTCGTAGATTAGCCTATCGTTGGTTATATCTAATGACTCAAGCTTTCGTTGATTATAATGGTGTTGTGGTGGAGAAATATAATGTCACTAAGGGTGCCATTCCACACAAAGTTGATGCAGAATACGGTAACCAAGGCTTGGATTTCAAAGGGGTTGCTATGGAAGGGTTTGGCTGGGTTAACGCAAGTTATGTGTTTGGCTTGACATTTATGAATCTTCATGCTTGTAGATGTTTAGGAACTCTCACCCCACCCGATGTTTTCTTGAGATATTTACATCCtcaacaaagaaaagacTATCAGTGA
- a CDS encoding DEHA2B02640p (similar to uniprot|P18900 Saccharomyces cerevisiae YBR003w COQ1 hexaprenyl pyrophosphate synthetase) yields MSPVLKRFLKPRPIISLRFHSSGQSQSINTFQTAVETAEKLVQPQNDNTFNDPFSIVSHEMSNLAKSIANLIGSGHPTLNRVSSYYFEADGKNVRPLIVLLLSKALSNIPIEERNRITIDSSDVTTQPQFAGTPSNDSIAGKSVDESISPLTILHGINPKVILDPLSKPMDELPKFDALNGILPKQRRLAEIVEMIHTASLLHDDVIDLSDTRRGRPSGNIAFSNKMAVLAGDFLLGRASVAIARLRNPEVIELLSTTIANLVEGEFMQLKNTVMSNEGPDSITNDGDIKNIPKATGKVPTVEHEYSVTAPGEVDHNTNVSAAFEYYLHKTYLKTASLMSKSSRAAGVLSGSQDNIIENCYDFGRNLGLCFQIVDDMLDYTSSDTSFGKPSQADLKLGLATAPILFAWKERPELGELIARKFGEEGDVEVARKAVEECGGLEKTREMAQDYCYKALENLRVLPESDARSALEFLTNSVLTRSK; encoded by the coding sequence ATGAGTCCAGTATTGAAAAGGTTTTTAAAGCCGAGGCCTATAATATCGTTAAGATTTCATTCTTCGGGCCAGTCACAGTCAATTAATACGTTCCAAACTGCCGTTGAAACtgctgaaaaattagttCAACCTCAGAATGATAACACTTTCAACGACCCATTTTCTATTGTGAGTCATGAAATGTCGAATTTGGCTAAGCTGATTGCCAACTTGATTGGGTCTGGTCATCCTACGTTGAATAGAGTGTCATCGTATTACTTCGAGGCGGATGGAAAGAATGTAAGGCCGTTAATAGTGTTACTATTATCCAAGGCTTTACTGAATATCCcaatagaagaaagaaatagaataaCTATAGATAGCAGCGACGTTACTACGCAACCTCAGTTCGCTGGGACTCCGTCTAATGATTCTATCGCTGGAAAATCAGTGGACGAATCGATCTCTCCATTAACAATATTGCACGGAATTAACCCCAAGGTTATCTTGGATCCATTGTCAAAGCCGATGGACGAGTTGCCTAAATTTGATGCGTTGAACGGTATATTGCCAAAACAACGACGTCTTGCCGAAATTGTGGAAATGATTCATACAGCATCCTTGTTACATGACGATGTCATTGACTTATCTGACACGAGACGTGGTAGGCCGAGTGGCAACATTGCATTCAGTAATAAAATGGCTGTTTTAGCTGGTGATTTCTTATTAGGAAGAGCTTCTGTCGCTATTGCGAGATTGAGAAACCCGGAAGtcattgaattattatccaCTACTATAGCAAATTTAGTCGAAGGTGAATTCATGCAGTTGAAGAACACTGTTATGAGCAACGAAGGCCCTGATTCAATAACAAATGATGGTgatattaagaatattCCAAAAGCAACCGGTAAAGTTCCAACCGTTGAACATGAATATTCAGTTACAGCACCAGGAGAAGTGGACCATAATACAAATGTAAGTGCTGCATTTGAATACTATTTGCACAAAACATATTTAAAAACTGCTTCCTTGATGTCTAAGCTGTCAAGAGCGGCCGGTGTTTTAAGTGGTTCGCAAGACAATATAATCGAAAATTGTTACGACTTTGGCCGTAATTTAGGTTTATGCTTCCAAATTGTAGATGATATGTTGGACTACACTTCCAGTGACACTAGTTTTGGTAAGCCAAGTCAAGCCGACTTGAAGTTGGGACTAGCAACTGCACctatattatttgcatGGAAAGAAAGACCAGAATTAGGTGAATTAATAGCAAGAAAATTTGGCGAAGAAGGTGATGTTGAAGTGGCAAGAAAGGCTGTTGAGGAATGCGGTGGTTTAGAGAAAACAAGAGAAATGGCTCAAGATTATTGTTATAAGGCATTGGAAAACTTGAGGGTTTTGCCTGAATCGGACGCAAGAAGTGCCTTAGAATTCTTAACAAACTCAGTTTTGACTAGATCTAAATAG
- a CDS encoding DEHA2B02596p (similar to uniprot|P17505 Saccharomyces cerevisiae YKL085w MDH1 mitochondrial malate dehydrogenase), with the protein MVKVTVCGAAGGIGQPLSLLLKLNPKIDELSLFDVVNVPGVGADLSHICSNSSTSSHLPSSREDKSALAESLKGSDLVIIPAGVPRKPGMTRDDLFNINASIVRDLAQGIAENAPKAFVLIISNPVNSTVPIVAETLKKNGVYNPQRLFGVTTLDIVRANTFISQKYAKETKATDFNINVIGGHSGETIVPLYSIGNSKSYYDKLSEEDKKALINRVQFGGDEVVKAKDGAGSATLSMAYAGYKLAESILKALTSKGEEVVECTFLNLDDSIKGAAEAKKLVKNLDFFSLPVRLGANGIEEVKYDILNNISADEKKLLEVAIEQLSGNIDKGVAFIKK; encoded by the coding sequence ATGGTTAAAGTTACAGTTTGCGGTGCTGCCGGTGGTATTGGTCAaccattatcattattattaaagttaaaCCCAAAGATCGATGAATTGTCATTGTTCGATGTTGTCAATGTTCCAGGTGTCGGAGCTGATTTATCTCACATTTGCTCCAATTCATCCACATCTTCTCACTTACCATCTTCCAGGGAAGACAAATCAGCATTGGCTGAATCCTTGAAGGGTAGTGACTTAGTTATCATCCCAGCTGGTGTCCCAAGAAAGCCAGGTATGACCAGAGATGATTTATTCAACATCAATGCCTCTATTGTTAGAGACTTGGCCCAAGGAATTGCTGAAAACGCGCCAAAGGCTTTCGTTTTGATCATTTCAAATCCAGTCAACTCCACTGTTCCGATTGTTGCCGAAACCTTAAAGAAGAACGGTGTTTACAACCCACAAAGATTATTCGGTGTTACTACCTTGGATATCGTCAGAGCCAACACTTTCATCTCCCAAAAGTACGCTAAGGAAACCAAGGCTACTGACTTCAACATCAACGTCATTGGTGGTCACTCCGGTGAAACCATTGTTCCATTGTACTCTATCGGTAACTCCAAATCGTACTACGACAAGTTATCGGAAGAAGACAAGAAGGCTTTGATTAACAGAGTCCAATTCGGTGGTGATGAAGTCGTCAAGGCCAAGGACGGTGCTGGTTCCGCCACTTTGTCCATGGCTTACGCCGGTTACAAGTTAGCCGAATCCATCTTGAAGGCATTGACCTCTAAGGGTGAAGAAGTTGTCGAATGTACCTTCTTGAACTTGGACGACTCCATCAAGGGTGCCGCTGAAGCCAAGAAGTTGGTCAAAAACTTGGATTTCTTCTCCTTGCCAGTCAGATTAGGTGCTAACGGTATCGAGGAAGTCAAGTACGACATCTTAAACAACATCAGTGCtgatgaaaagaaattattagaagtTGCCATCGAACAATTGTCTGGTAACATCGACAAGGGTGTTGCATTCATCAAGAAATAG
- a CDS encoding mitochondrial 54S ribosomal protein YmL9 (similar to uniprot|P31334 Saccharomyces cerevisiae YGR220C MRPL9 mitochondrial ribosomal protein of the large subunit) produces the protein MNNSIWSLARKGLSFSSKPLIFSRNAAQLTSIHAVTSMRTQESTVNHSLEIANMRKRLLARPGLLGVKRGMITWYTDDGKQFGATVIEIDNCEVIENKTVDTHGYTSVLLGQCDKLKNITDKNLRKFQEAGVSPKKHIGEFRIRDESGLIPVGTELTADYFAVGQLVDVKAITKGKGFAGVMKRHGFKGLKASHGVSKAHRSAGSMGATQTPGRVLPGKKMAGRMGGKSCTVFNNEVLHADAEAGFIVLKGQIPGPNRSFVRISDAQKLYSKSLMCMK, from the coding sequence ATGAATAATAGCATATGGTCGTTGGCACGTAAAGGGTTATCCTTTTCCTCCAAGCCACTCATATTTTCCCGTAATGCTGCTCAACTTACATCGATTCATGCCGTAACATCAATGAGAACCCAGGAATCAACCGTGAACCATTCTTTGGAAATAGCCAACATGAGAAAGAGACTATTAGCCAGACCCGGATTATTGGGAGTAAAAAGAGGAATGATAACGTGGTACACTGATGACGGAAAGCAATTTGGAGCTACCGTTATAGAAATCGACAATTGTGAAGTTATCGAGAATAAAACCGTAGATACACACGGTTACACCTCAGTTTTGCTTGGTCAATGTGAcaagttgaagaatattacTGATAAGAACTTGAGAAAGTTTCAAGAAGCTGGTGTTTCCCCAAAAAAGCATATTGGTGAGTTCAGAATTAGAGATGAAAGTGGGTTGATTCCAGTCGGAACTGAACTTACAGCTGATTACTTTGCTGTTGGCCAATTAGTGGATGTGAAAGCCATTACCAAGGGTAAAGGGTTTGCAGGTGTTATGAAAAGACACGGATTCAAGGGTTTAAAAGCATCACATGGTGTCTCTAAGGCCCATAGATCTGCTGGTTCCATGGGTGCTACTCAAACACCCGGTAGAGTCTTGCCAGGTAAGAAGATGGCAGGACGTATGGGTGGTAAAAGCTGTACTGTTTTCAACAATGAAGTGTTGCATGCCGATGCTGAAGCCGGATTTATAGTTCTCAAGGGACAAATCCCAGGTCCTAACAGAAGCTTTGTCAGAATTAGCGATGCACAAAAGCTTTACAGTAAGTCCTTAATGTGTATGAAATAG
- a CDS encoding DEHA2B02574p (highly similar to uniprot|P30822 Saccharomyces cerevisiae YGR218w CRM1 major karyopherin), producing METILDFSKDLDINLFDQVVGTFYKGSGAEQKEAQSVLSQFQENAESWTRADKILSNSNNAQSKYIALSCLNKLIQYRWKTIPEDERIGIRNFIVNMIISLCDNETIFETERALINKIDLTLVQILKQEWPHNWPQFIPEIVLSSRSSFNVCENNMIILKLLSEEVFDFSQDQLTQAKAKSLRLSMRAEFEEIFKLCYEVLDKTTKSSLIISTLNALLKYIPWIPVNYIFQTDLLKLLTGKFLNPVDTRTITLKCLTEVSNLNSPELEEKFIIFFKDTMEQIYSIIPPDTNLKQSYKIASTNDQSFLQDLAMFICTFLNNHLLPLEQNESLRELLLTSMHYLVELSRIEERELFKTCLDFWCNFVHGLFEEIQKLPQNELSPLMQLSYSSSIKATSGGAPDPAVLAKFPLREHMYTSILSKLRLVMIESMVRPEEVLIVENDEGEIVREFVKESDTIQLYKSMREVLVYLTHLDVVDTEQIMSEKLARQIDESEWSWQNINTLCWAIGSISGTMNEDMEKRFLVSVIKDLLSLTEMKRGKDNKAVVASNIMYIVGQYPRFLKAHWKFLKTVVNKLFEFMHETHEGVQDMACDTFIKITHKCKKHFVAVQQQEREPFIIEIIRNIQQITEDLQPQQVHTFYEACGIIVSAQTSKDARDKLLGELMALPNMAWSAIVQQAGKDPELLTNTETVKIIANIIKTNVSVCKALGPGFYSQLGLMYVDMLSLYKAVSTMISDFVAKDGLIATKTPKVRGLRTIKKEILKMVETYINQADNLEEIVRDLAQPLFGAVLEDYSSNVPDARDAEVLNCMTALISKVGHMIPEGVVLILQKVFECTLDMIKNDFVEYPEHRIEFYKLLKEINSKSFQALLQLSGDAFQSLINAALWAFKHNNREVEDNGLSLTLELIENVEKLGDTPFTKAFYENFYFQILSDTFYVFTQPDHKSGFRYQSQLLAQLIHLVEDNVIQAPLYTHEQAPEGTSNSDFLKQYLAQLLISAFDNLQKEQLVNFLNVLTSVYKDLNKFKATLRDFLIQIKEFGGDPTDYLFAEDKEIEKQEQNKLQREKDLQVGGLIKPSEMDDE from the coding sequence ATGGAAACAATTCTTGACTTTTCGAAGGATCTTgatatcaatttattcGACCAGGTAGTCGGGACTTTCTACAAAGGCTCAGGAGCTGAGCAAAAGGAAGCCCAAAGCGTTTTAAgtcaatttcaagaaaacgCAGAATCTTGGACACGGGCGGATAAAATTTTGTCCAATTCAAACAACGCCCAGTCGAAGTACATTGCGTTGTCATgtttaaataaattgattcaatatcGCTGGAAGACCATCCCGGAAGATGAGAGAATTGGCATCAGAAATTTCATCGTTAATATGATCATCTCTCTCTGTGACAATGAGACGATATTTGAAACCGAGAGGGCATTGatcaacaaaattgatttaacGTTAgttcaaattttgaaacaGGAATGGCCACATAATTGGCCACAATTTATACCAGAAATCGTATTGAGTTCAAGGTCCAGTTTCAATGTTTGTGAAAATAAtatgattattttgaagTTATTGAGTGAAGAGGTTTTTGATTTCAGTCAGGATCAATTAACACAAGCAAAAGCAAAATCATTAAGATTGAGTATGAGAGCAGagtttgaagaaattttcaaattatgtTATGAAGTATTAGATAAGACTACCAAGTCTTCCTTAATCATTTCCACGTTGaatgcattattaaaatacaTTCCATGGATTCCagttaattatatttttcaaactgatttgttaaaattattgaccGGCAAGTTTTTAAACCCTGTTGATACCAGGACTATCACATTGAAATGTCTTACTGAGGTCTCCAACTTGAACTCACCAGAgttagaagaaaaatttataatttttttcaaggACACTATGGAACAAATTTATTCTATAATCCCTCCAGATACAAATTTGAAACAGTCTTACAAAATTGCTAGTACGAACGACCAATCTTTCTTGCAAGATTTGGCAATGTTCATATGCACATTTTTAAACAATCATTTATTGCCTTTAGAACAAAATGAATCCTTAAGAGAGTTATTGTTGACATCGATGCATTACCTCGTTGAGTTATCTAGAATTGAGGAACgagaattatttaagaCTTGTTTAGATTTCTGGTGCAACTTCGTTCACggattatttgaagaaattcaaaaattaccTCAAAACGAATTATCGCCTTTAATGCAATTGAGCTACTCCAGCTCAATAAAAGCTACGTCTGGTGGAGCTCCAGACCCTGCTGTATTAGCAAAATTCCCATTAAGAGAGCATATGTATACATCAATTTTATCCAAATTAAGATTGGTTATGATTGAGTCTATGGTTAGACCTGAAGAAGTTTTAATTGTTGAGAACGACGAAGGGGAAATCGTCAGAGAGTTCGTAAAAGAGAGTGATACcattcaattatataagtCCATGAGAGAAGTCTTGGTTTATTTAACTCATTTGGATGTTGTTGATACTGAGCAAATTATGAGTGAAAAATTGGCCAGGCAAATCGATGAATCTGAATGGTCGTGGCAAAATATTAACACTTTGTGTTGGGCCATTGGTTCGATTTCAGGTACCATGAATGAGGATATGGAGAAGCGTTTCTTGGTGTCCGTTATTAAGGATTTATTGTCATTGACTGAAATGAAAAGAGGCAAGGATAACAAAGCTGTTGTTGCATCAAATATTATGTATATCGTCGGACAATATCCTAGGTTCTTAAAGGCGCACTGGAAGTTCTTGAAAACAGTGGTTAATAAGTTGTTCGAGTTTATGCATGAAACTCATGAAGGTGTTCAAGATATGGCTTGTGATAcctttattaaaattacaCATAAATGTAAGAAGCATTTTGTGGCCGttcaacaacaagaaaGAGAGCCGTTTATTATCGAGATCATTAGAAACATTCAACAAATCACTGAAGATTTACAGCCACAACAGGTTCATACATTTTATGAAGCATGTGGTATAATAGTAAGCGCGCAAACATCAAAAGATGCAagagataaattattaggtGAATTAATGGCTTTACCAAATATGGCATGGAGCGCAATTGTTCAACAAGCTGGAAAGGACCCAGAATTATTGACTAACACAGAAACTGTTAAAATTATCGCCAACATCATTAAAACTAACGTCTCCGTTTGTAAAGCATTAGGACCTGGTTTCTATTCACAATTGGGATTAATGTATGTCGATATGTTATCATTATACAAAGCTGTCAGTACGATGATCTCTGATTTTGTTGCTAAGGACGGTTTGATAGCTACTAAAACCCCAAAGGTTAGAGGTTTGAGAACAATTAAGAAagaaatcttgaaaatggTCGAGACTTACATCAACCAAGCTGACAATCTCGAAGAAATAGTAAGGGATTTAGCACAACCATTATTTGGGGCCGTTTTAGAGGATTATAGCTCGAATGTTCCTGATGCTCGTGATGCAGAAGTTTTAAACTGTATGACTGCATTAATCTCAAAGGTTGGCCATATGATCCCAGAAGGAGTGGTGTTGATCTTACAAAAGGTTTTTGAATGTACATTAGATATGATCAAGAATGATTTTGTCGAATACCCTGAGCatagaattgaattttataagttattgaaggaaatcaattcaaaatcgTTCCAGGCATTATTGCAATTATCGGGTGATGCATTCCAATCATTGATTAATGCTGCATTGTGGGCTTTTAAGCATAACAACagagaagttgaagataatggtttatcattaacattagaattaattgaaaacgTTGAAAAGTTAGGTGATACACCATTTACCAAAGCATTCTACGAAAACttttatttccaaatcttATCCGATACTTTCTATGTTTTCACCCAACCAGATCATAAGTCTGGATTCAGATACCAGTCCCAATTATTAGCacaattaattcatttagTCGAGGACAACGTCATCCAGGCTCCATTATACACACACGAGCAAGCTCCCGAAGGCACGTCAAATTCAGATTTCTTGAAGCAATACTTAGCGcaattattaatatctGCGTTCGACAACTTGCAAAAGGAACAATTAGTCAACTTCTTGAATGTGTTAACCTCAGTTTACAAGGACTTGAACAAGTTTAAAGCAACATTGAGAGATTTCTTGATTCAAATCAAGGAATTCGGAGGCGATCCAACCGATTACTTATTTGCGGAAGATAAAGAGATTGAAAAACAGGAACAAAACAAATTACAAAGAGAAAAAGACTTACAGGTGGGTGGTTTGATTAAACCATCAGAAATGGACGACGAATAA